Genomic window (Deltaproteobacteria bacterium):
GGGGGTCAGGTTTCGGCAAAAGTCCGTCGGGCGTTGAATCCATTTTCAGGCTTCGTGGTGCCCTTAGGGCATGAGGGTTTAATACGAAAATTGAAAATACAGGCGAGAGGGACGAGGCAACGCCACTATGGGGCGTCCTATAGCTTTTTACGAGATGGTCAGTTTTGATGGATTCGTAAAAAGCTATGAAACGCCGCTTTGCGGCGCTGTATCAGAAACTAACTTAGCAATAAAAAAGCTAAGTTAGTTGGAAGTCCGGAAGAGCCCGATTTCGTCATTCCAGTGGAAACGGGAATCCAGTGTTTAGAATTTGGTTACGCCTGGCCTGGATTCCCGCCTGCGCGGGAATGACGGGTTTTTACATAGTCATCAGTTTTAAAAAGGCAATAAAATTTTTTTTCAATGAAAAGAAAGGAGAAGTTGGTATGAGCAGGGCAAAGGTAAAAAAATGGATGGGGTTAGGTGTTCTGATTTTCGGAATGATTTTTGTGATGAACATTGGGATGGGTTTAGCGGCTGAAAAACCCTGGTGGCCGGTTAAAGTGAACAGCTATTACGGTGTTTATGATGTGAAGACCAAGGCCCCCGGGCGGCCGGCGAAAAGTATGACCGGCCCCAAGGTGGAAGACTGGGTTCCTCCCCCAAAAGCCAATAAATCTTATACGATCGGTGTCTCTTTCCCTCACCTGAAAGACCCCTATTGGCTGGCGGTAGACTATGGAATTATTGCCGAGGCTAAACGATTAGGTGTTGGTATTAATCTGGTTGCTGCCGAGGGCTACACCGATCTGGCCAACCAGGTCAGCCAGGTGGAAAACCTGGCCCAACAAGGCGTGGATGGAATCATTCTGGCCTCGATTTCCTATACGGCGCTGGATCCGGTGGTGGAAGAGATCACCAAAAAAGGGATTCCCGTGATCGAGGTTATTAACGACATTCAAGCCCCGGCTATTCGGGGTAAGGCCCTGGTCTCCTTTTTTGACATGGGCTATCATGCCGGAGAATTTTTGATGGGGGATGCAAAAGGCAAAAAGGAAGTCAACGTGGTCTTTTTGCCCGGGCCGGCCGGTTCCGGATGGGCCCCGGATACCCTGGACGGCTTCAAAGAATCGATCAAAAAATTCACCGGAAAAATAAATATCCTGGCAGTGAAATGGGGAGATACGGGCAAGGACGTCCAGCTAAAATTGGTTGAAGATGCCTTGCAGACTTTCCCCAAGATCGACTACCTGGTGGGTAATGCCGTCATGGCCGATGCGGCCGTCGGTCCTTTGGCGGAAACCGGGAAAAATAAAACCACCAAAATCGTCTCCACCTATATCATTCCTCCCCTTTATGATAAAATTAAAAAAGGGGAAGTGACCGCTGCCCCATCGGATATGACCGTTACCCAGGGCCAGATGGCCGTGGATATGATGGTACGGATCTTAAATGGTGAAAAACCGGGGAAAGATTTCGCCTTCCGTTCCGGCCCCCAGATCCCGACCATAACCAAGGCCAATATAAACAAGTATCCCTATGAAGTGCTCTTCGGTCCTAAAGACTTCCGGCCGGAGTTCAAGGTGGAAGTGAAGAAATAGAAAACGTTCAGCGTTCGGCGTTCGGCGAGGCTGAAGGCTTAATGTGAAAACAAAGTTCGGAGCTTAGAGTTCGGAGTTCGGAGTAAACCATTAGCACGAAAATAGGGGTTCAAGTTGCAAGTTTCAAGTAGAACAAACCTTGGACCTTGAATCCATTTTCATAATTCGTGGTGCCTCCAGGAAGCTGGAGGTACTACGAATTAGGTTCCGACGGGTCGAATGGCTTAAGGAGTAAGGATTTTTCTTGTAACTTGCAACTTGAGACTTGCATCTATACCTGGCAAAAGAATAAACCCCCGCTCTTAAGATGGGGAGAGACAACTTTTCAGACTGAACAGTATTAGAATTGATAATGATCGACGAAAAACCACTTTTATTAAGAGTCGAAAATATCACCAAACGTTTTCCGGGGGTGCTGGCCCTGGACCGGGTGGACTTTTTCTTGCGGGCCGGAGAAGTACATGTCCTGTTCGGTGAGAATGGGGCGGGGAAATCAACACTTAACAAGATTATTGCCGGCTCTTATTTCCCTGATGAAGGGGATCTTTTCGTGGGTGAAGAAAAAGTAATTTTTCGAAACCCTCATGATGCCCGTTCTAAAGGGATTTCCACGGTCTATCAGGAGTTCAGTCTGGTCCCCCAATTGACGGTTGTGGAAAATATGTTTTTGGGACAGGAATTGGTCAAAGGAGGCTTCCTGGACAAAGAAACCATGGTCTCCCGGGCCAGGGAATCCCTATCCCGGCTGGGGTTTAACATCGATCCTCTGGCCCCGGTGGAAACCCTCCGCCGGGCCGAGTCCCAGATGGTGGAGATTGCCAAGGCCATTCAGCAAAAGATGTCCATCCTGATTCTGGATGAACCCACGGCCTCTCTGACCGATAAAGAAGTGGAGCATTTGTTCGCCCTTATCCGAAAATTGAAAAGCGAAGGGGTGGGCATCATCTATATTTCCCATCGAATCAACGAACTCAAGAAGATAGGAGACCGGATCACGGTTTTACGGGATGGGAGACGGGTGGCCACCCTGGAGATGGCCAAGGCCGACGAGCAAAAGCTTATTTCCCTCATGACCGGCAGGGAATATGAAGATATTTTTCCGGAAATCACCAACACCCCGGGCCGGGTAGTCCTCTCCGTGGAGAACCTTTCTTCGGCCAGCGGACTGCACCATATCAGCTTTAATGTCCGGGAAGGGGAGATCCTGGGTATTGCCGGGCTGGTGGGGGCCGGCAAATCGAGGGTTGGAAGGGCTGTTTACGGATTGGAAGAGATCAAAAAAGGGACCATAGGCATTGACGGCCAAGTCCTGAAAAAATTATCTCCGGCTGAATCCCTAAAACGGGGAATTCTTTACTTGCCGCCGGACCGGCATAAGGAAGGCCTGGTTCT
Coding sequences:
- the torT gene encoding TMAO reductase system periplasmic protein TorT codes for the protein MSRAKVKKWMGLGVLIFGMIFVMNIGMGLAAEKPWWPVKVNSYYGVYDVKTKAPGRPAKSMTGPKVEDWVPPPKANKSYTIGVSFPHLKDPYWLAVDYGIIAEAKRLGVGINLVAAEGYTDLANQVSQVENLAQQGVDGIILASISYTALDPVVEEITKKGIPVIEVINDIQAPAIRGKALVSFFDMGYHAGEFLMGDAKGKKEVNVVFLPGPAGSGWAPDTLDGFKESIKKFTGKINILAVKWGDTGKDVQLKLVEDALQTFPKIDYLVGNAVMADAAVGPLAETGKNKTTKIVSTYIIPPLYDKIKKGEVTAAPSDMTVTQGQMAVDMMVRILNGEKPGKDFAFRSGPQIPTITKANINKYPYEVLFGPKDFRPEFKVEVKK
- a CDS encoding sugar ABC transporter ATP-binding protein, translating into MIDEKPLLLRVENITKRFPGVLALDRVDFFLRAGEVHVLFGENGAGKSTLNKIIAGSYFPDEGDLFVGEEKVIFRNPHDARSKGISTVYQEFSLVPQLTVVENMFLGQELVKGGFLDKETMVSRARESLSRLGFNIDPLAPVETLRRAESQMVEIAKAIQQKMSILILDEPTASLTDKEVEHLFALIRKLKSEGVGIIYISHRINELKKIGDRITVLRDGRRVATLEMAKADEQKLISLMTGREYEDIFPEITNTPGRVVLSVENLSSASGLHHISFNVREGEILGIAGLVGAGKSRVGRAVYGLEEIKKGTIGIDGQVLKKLSPAESLKRGILYLPPDRHKEGLVLCRSIKENQTLCSVPLFERRGLIELKREEKLVKKLIDKMKIRPPEPDQTIIYLSGGNQQKVMIARGLTRDIKIFIFDEATCGIDVGAKTEVYQFLKELAEKGSVVIFISSEIQELIHLCHRVMVMHDNTISRIFTRAEATEENILSACFGYQMAAAPLSPSPQRAAERLEA